A section of the Humulus lupulus chromosome 2, drHumLupu1.1, whole genome shotgun sequence genome encodes:
- the LOC133817653 gene encoding pheromone-processing carboxypeptidase KEX1-like gives MKHCELCKGLARTYCESDKASLCWNCDVKVHGANFLVARHTRSVLCHICQSPTPWKASGAELGVTVSVCESCVVGARNSSEGEGEDEDESQGGNDIEFDSDDDDLISEDDDADSDDDDADEDELDGDDEDGDNQVVPWSASSTMTPPPAASSSSSGESVSTFGNGGREFSEGSSLKRMREISSHPTSQDNLDRPFPKRIYYSALTAPADWSSADGKESSADSKPSKELGTETERLGQVGPVPRNASGLESLKRFRRQGSGAIDLNSAEP, from the exons atGAAGCACTGTGAACTTTGTAAGGGTTTGGCGAGGACTTACTGTGAGTCGGACAAGGCTAGTCTTTGCTGGAACTGTGACGTTAAGGTTCATGGAGCCAACTTTCTTGTTGCTAGACACACAAGAAGCGTCCTCTGTCATATCTGCCAGTCTCCGACTCCATGGAAGGCCTCCGGCGCAGAACTCGGCGTCACCGTTTCGGTCTGTGAGAGTTGCGTCGTCGGTGCCAGAAACAGTAGCGAAGGCGAGGGCGAAGACGAAGACGAGAGCCAAGGAGGTAACGATATTGAGTTTGACTCCGATGACGATGATCTCATCAGTGAAGATGACGACGCAGATAGCGATGACGATGATGCAGACGAGGATGAGTTAGACGGCGATGATGAAGACGGTGATAACCAGGTGGTGCCATGGTCGGCGTCCTCGACGATGACGCCTCCTCCGGCGGCGAGCTCATCTAGTAGCGGAGAATCCGTGAGCACGTTCGGTAATGGCGGTAGAGAGTTTTCTGAAGGATCTTCCTTGAAGCGAATGCGAGAGATTTCTTCCCATCCTACTTCTCAG GACAATCTCGATCGTCCGTTTCCTAAACGGATATACTATTCAGCTTTGACAGCTCCGGCAGATTGGTCCAGTGCCGACGGAAAAGAGAGTTCTGCAGATTCGAAGCCATCAAAAGAGCTTGGAACTGAGACAGAGCGACTAGGTCAAGTCGGACCCGTTCCGCGTAACGCGTCTGGTTTAGAATCGCTTAAAAGATTTCGTCGGCAAGGATCGGGAGCCATTGATCTTAATTCTGCGGAGCCTTAG